The genomic stretch ttattttttgcaactGCCTAGCTTTGTGGACCCACTTGCAGCTTTTGTTTATAATTCCAATTGGAATGTTTAGGCTCCAGTTAGTGATCGGGAGTATAGAGCAACTCTTCCTGAAACAGCTTCCATGATAGACCTGGCTTCAACCATGATAGCTGAAGGTCGGAGCTCAGAATTAATGCCCAAGGAAGCTGATCCCTCTGCCCCAATAACTGCCTATAGGTATGCAAGCAATATATTACAACCATGctagtgttaaaaaatataattgaatattCCCTAGAATTCAGAGATCACATGTGCTCTCTTGGTTTTGCCATTTTGCTTGTCCTGAGTGCTCAAAATCTTTAGATGCCGTGGAAGTCCATTGAGTGAAACTGCTCAATTTCCtgcatataaaaaattcttcacgttccaaagagaaaaaaaacgcCTTaacatttatgttttatataccTTTATTGACCTTTTCTCCACACAGAACTGGATTATATTTTGTCACCAAATAAAGCATTTTGCAGGTATCACTCGCTTTGTGCCTACATGGGGGATGATGACTTGTTCAGTTCTGATCTTAGTGATGACCAACTGAGAATGAGACTTGGTCACATGAGCAACACACCTTGCCAGGTAGGGATATTCCtactctgttcttttttttcattgtatatGCTTGTAATGCATGTCTTTGCAAGGGGGCATCATTGAAAAGTGTTTGCAGCTTAGACCAAGGAACCGACtcgtttatttttgtatcatgATTTCACCAGTTTTGCCATTGGGGAATCTAAGAGAGAATGCAAGGGTATTTAAAAGAGAATGCAGTATGAAGGGCCGTACGAAATCATTAAGATTTTGCAATCAATATTTTATGCCCAGTGGTACCAATTTCAACTGATGAACATAGTGCTGTGTCTGCTTCAGCACTACACTACCAATTCAAGAAGCATGCTATCATATTGTTGCTTTGTCATTACCTAAAACTTAGCCACATCTCTTGTGCAGGTTATCTTTTCAATGGCTGATGAGTATGTCCCTGAGTATGTTGATAAGAAAGCTCTGGTAGAAAGGTGAAAACAGAAACTTTTATCTTGGATGGTTTTTCCATGACTACTTCCAGTATATCTTGTTCACTTGTTTGGAATTTTCACTGAATCCACCATAGAGCCAACAATaattggtcttttttttttcatggacaTTTAAAAACCAAAGTAAAACATAACGTATTGTAGTGACTTTGGGCATGTTTTGCTGTATATCTGCGTGCATACAAGTGCTTTTGACAGAAAGAGACTTGTGACTTGAATGCTTGTTTATGTACACATTTCAGATTGTGCAGAGTGATGGGTGGTGCGGAGAAAGTTGAAATTGAACATGGTAACCACTCCCTCTCGAACAGAGTCCAAGAAGCTGTCCAGGCAattgttgattttgttaaaaGAGATGGACCCAAAGGCTGGGATGATCCTTGGAACTGATCTGGTGTTTTCTCCCcgttcttttttccttctttcttttatcttttaccTTGTATTCTTTATGCTTTTCATATTTCTCTCTGTTCTCATTCATTTCCAGTTTCTATTTATGCTCAGCTTTAGTTTGcccccttttctctctcttttggaTTAATAGTAGCTGGGTGCTTCTTGATAAAACCAATCAAGAGAAGACAATGCTGTTTTTCCCaggccattaaaaaaaattaatgtcttcTCACCATTTATGGCTTTTAGCAATTTTCGGGTACTGTAATTTAAATGATGGATTGGTTTTGTTGTTCTTAAGTCAATTAGTAACCAGCATGTGAACTTAATGCCAgctttagtttggtttttttctttcagcttTACCGGATCATCGTTCTGGACAACTGATCTCTTATACTCTTTTGTCACTTTAATTGGGTGCCTAAAaatggattttgttttcttttagttaagGCCAAAGCACTGCATCTCTATCATGCTAAGGTTCAAGAGTTTGGTTATGTAGACAATGAGGTTTCTTTCAGAAAAGTTGGAAATATCCTATGCAGGTTTTAGGTTGGCAATAAATACTACACCTTTTCCTTGACACAATTAGACCATCGTCGACCTTCTTTCAATATTCACTAAGCGCTAGGTGCTGCACCTCTTTCCCCGTCATGGCTATGTTTCTTGTCGGTAAAAGCATTTACGGAGTGTTTGGCAAGACAAATTAGACagcatacaaattttttttttaaaaatgacaagTTAACATAACAGCAGAAAGTTTTGGTGGAATAGTATATTTTtgaatgttgttattttaaatttttgacatttaattaaatgtggTGTTTATAAACTGCAACATCGATTAAACTCAGGACTATCTAGCTTATCGGtttgtaaagaaaattataaaattattaaaattagaatCTTAGagtaagatttttaaaatctaaaaatttgatGGTTAAAGTAATGATTTCATAgccattctaaaaaaaacaatatttaaaaactctTGTAAGGATTTGTGTGTAATCAAATGATCATATcaaaagttattgttttttttaagttattattatgcatgatcaaacttttttttttttagtctaaacTCTTTCTACTAGTCAATAAATGCATTTGTTAAGTCTCTTAGAAATGGATCCTCATATAATTATGGCAAATCCATAATTAATTACTCGAAATCATTTATTATCACAAGTCTGActatattattagaaatatacTAAAACTGCTCAGCCTTTCATTGTAACAATCCACAATGAAAGGTTgagttgtctttttcttttttcttttttttttgcttttgaaagctgtttcttttctttatttttaatgaatttttttaattttttttgttaatattaaattttttttctatttagttatcaaattttcatgatacatttgatggattaacccggattttttttctaattcttttttaattaattttttcgagtgcagtccacagtgaaacgtgtagctgtctttttttttttgctttgtttttttaagctattttttttcttttttctttgtttttttggtttttttttaatgaatttttttttattttttgttaatgttaatttttttttctatttagttattaaactttcattatATGGGTTCCGAGTTTGACGCATTAACTCggattttttctgatttttctttttaattaattttttcaagtgcAATCCATAATGAAACgcttagctgtttttttttttttttgctttgtttttttaagctgttgtttttcttttttctttgtttttttaagctcttttgttttctttgttttttttaatgaatattttttttgttaatgttaaatttttttctatttagttatcaaactttcattacatgaGTTCTGGGTTTGACGCGTTAACCCgaatttttttctggtttttctttttaattaattttttcatttaatttagtttgttaatgttaaattttttctatttagttattgtgACGGGTTAACCCGGCTATtttgggttaacccgtaaattgtttttttcctatttagttatcaaactttcatgacatgaatcccagatttgacgggttaacctggtttgaaaggttaacccagataattcagattttttttctttttcttcattagtttttttcttcatgtaggctttttttaaaaaaaattaatattttttttgtttagtatatttttttttctttttgcttttttttttaaaatttagtttgttaatattaagttttatatatatatatatatatatatatatatatatatatatttagttatcaaactttcatgacatgaatctcAGGTTTAATagattaacctggtttgacgggttaacccagttaattcagattttctttttctttttcttcattagtttttttcttcttgtaggtttttttccttttttttctttttaattaatcttttttttgttcattttaatttattaatattaatttttttctatttagttttcatACTCTTATGACAcaaatctcaggtttgacgggttaacctgatttggtgcactaacccagttgattcatattttttttctttttttttattagttttttctttcaattttatctttaaatattgtaattaactataactaaaagacaacaattttttttcttccaattttatgacatgaatcccaggtttaatgggttaaaccagttgattaattttttttctttttcttaagtagtttttttctatcaattttattttttaatatcaatttgattaagaattaaactttatgatttgttttgtttactggtcattaaattattgtgatcTCATGAGGGGATTTTATTGTGGCCCTCCTTGCAAAGCACTATTCATCGGAATAATGCtttgtattattgttttttttttcaattaatcattttttttattttattatgtaatattaaaatttttttcttttttaattatcacactcaTATCAAAGGCTCTGAGTTTGATTTTGCGACCAAACTCATTTAAATTTAGGTcgtgcaagtttaatattattattaatattataaatataacttttatatCAAGAGTAACAGATAGACCTAATACTCTTaaatataactttatagaaaaaacctaacactcttaaattttaacttttttgaatatttttttatataaaaaaattgacccgtaGCATAGCGCAGGTCATGTTTCTAGTTAACACTAAAAAACAAGGACAAAGTAACTATATTATTAACATTGAAAAACAAGGACAGCTAATGTGTAAACaaattttttgagattttaattgaagtctatttttttagtctacaacttagatataaatatatgttttgatgtataaaatatatttgaaagaaaatgttcATGAAATTATGGTTTTATATAACTTAATCAACTAGTTAGCTGGTTGAGTTAGGAGATTCACAATGAGCTTACATGTAAAGTTGTCATGTTTTAAAAAGCATGATatgttttaatatcattattataaaaTGTGATAATTATCTTATCatgcttaaaaataataatatttagtaaatattatgttttaaaaatacaataaaataaaaatataatattttatcaaatcttTTTCAAGTGAGGTTGttctgtcaaaaaaaaaaattgtttttttttttatttttttatggttttggtATTAATTAACGCCTTGAAAAATCTCTTTTGAACGCGGTGCAAAAGTTACATCACCAATGACAGGGAGAGAGATGATCCAATACCAGCACAGATCCTCTCTTGGCTTTAAAGTTtgcttaatatatttaaaaaaaataaaaaataaaaaaataattctaaaaaaaaacatttttaaaatataaaaagaaatagactTTTATCTGCCTCCAATAGTGTTATGCGGTGTTGTAATTTTCGTGATGGATTGGTTTGCTTTCAATGTTATGGTATTAGTTGCTCGAAAAACTGTAGccatatgtttgtttttgttctaaCATGACCTGCAACTACTTAAAGACATGTGACATATCATCGCCTTGTTGACCTGTGAAGTCTGATGTGATCAGTCTCTTATCATCCCATTTGATattggagtttttttattttgataaaaaaatattaaggtttttattataaaaatatattttatttgtacaagaataaaatattttttatttaagaatgtgattgtaattgttttttaaaaatatttttcatgctgaaatatattaaaatatttttttattttttttaaaattatttttaagattaatacattcaaaacaattttaaaatatataaaaatatagttttaaaataaaaaaaatatatatttttttgggaaaCGCCGAAAGCTCCTTTGTCATCAAAGTTAAAGGTCCTAACGcgctatttcttcttcttcttcttctctttcttcccaGCAATGTTGTTCTTTTATGCAAAATGCAGCATGAAAAAGATTTCGGAAAAGCCAAAAAGCAGCTCAGCTGATGTTAGATTCCCTCTtctttcaagaagaaaaaaacctaatttagtTCTAAACCTATATATTCATCTTTAATTCAATCTTAAACCTGTAAAATACATCAATCTGATGCCAAATGTTTTAGAACTCTCTCAATCAGGTCTTTATGCCAATGTTTTTGTCCTTCGAATTGACATTATTTTAgtgtatttaacaaaaaaatgctaaaactcCATTAAGGCCAGATCTCCCTGAAATCCACACCATTTAGTGCAAAAATATACGCAGTTGGACTTGAATttacaaaaaccaaaaataattatcttgtttttcctaatttttttgggatttctatttttattattttcttatatcgtcttttttttttcttttgaaatctttgtaattttgtgtttgtttttttttttatattgcgtTAGGTTGTgacttaattgataaaattcataatataattgaGAGCGACTGCAGTAGTGGTGCACAGCACATGGAGCTGACACTGATAGGCCCTCTCGTTTGTCTCTATTGAAACGTGTACGTCCCACAGTTATAGCATCCCTGTCAGCATTAAAGCAAAATAATAAATGGAGACACCACAAATTATTGGCATTGTGGGCTGTCTTGGCACCGTTTGTCAGGCGCCCCTGGCGGTGGAATAACTGGCATACATTACCATAGCACCGTTTATGGGGAATAAGGAAtgtattaaaatgtttttaaaaaaattaaaaaaaaattatttattttaaattaatatatttttaatatttttaaattatattaatatgctgatgttaaaaataattttaaaaaaataaaaaaactatttatatatattttaacacgaaatattatttgaaaaacaactataattatactgttaaacaatttttaaatgatgtttttttatttttttttaagtagattTAATTTTGTTGGGGGTGTTTGCAAACGTAAGCTTGGTGCAATTTATCTTTGTATTATtcgtttttaaattaatatattttaaaaaataatagccattaaaatactaaaaacaaactGTATGCtacttaaaatttgattaagaatgtaCTTAGTATTATCATGTCAAATATGCTTTAAGCAAAGTCATTAAATTCTGCTTGCCACATGACATGCACCAATACTCcgagttataaattaaaaaaattaacttaaattcatttagattaatttaaaatagtattggtttaaaatttgtttataaaaaattaaaataatatttttttaaaaaaattaaactagatttTGATCATCTGGttaatttttattcagtttaatttaaaacccaACTAGAATCATGAGCTGAGACGACAAGTCACCAAGTTAATTTGACAAACCAGattaagtttaaataaattgatcCAAGTCAATAGAAGGagatttatttagttttgatgtttggaattctattttttatataaataacacattttttttatgtattgatctgatatatttatacaaattaaataaaaataataatggtgaTTCGAAGATTGTCTTCCTAATAATTgccaatacattaaaaaaagaaattatttctaaaaaataatactccTTTTATAGGTTCTTTTGTCACCCGTATTTTTAAaactctcctttttttttttttctgattccctaaaaagaaaaattatgagaataaaaaagagaaaaaggtaaTTTTCATTTCTCATGGGATGCCATGAGTGGACCCGTTCTCAAAAGCTAACTCACGTGACACCAGCTATCCCCCACTATGCCTAGCAATTTAATACCACCATCCTAAATGACATTAATGCCCCCGCCGACGATCCCCACCCCCCTCCCATACGACCCGATCAAAGACGCCCTTGTCGGTAGCTGTTCTATTCACGGAGATCCCCGCAACACATCAAGGGCATTatggtcaataaaaaatattaaaataactctaTATCTATTCAGTCATTTTATGAAGctcttgaggttttttttttagtatttatgcatattttctttactttactTTAAGGCAATATGCGAGCAAGtgtaaaataatgaataataaattaaattaaattaaacctgTTCCTTGaacgattttaaaaatatgccTCACACCAATccaattaattatgaaatttaaaatactcTTGAGAATTAAactcaaaaaatcaagaaatttaacaaaaacatgttagatGATAAGTAAAGATTAATcttagcatttttattttaaagcaaaaactCATTaatctaatgatatttttattttaaaatgaaactcATTAATCCaattatattttccttttgagcatcaatttaaaatatttttattacggTTGGTCActtaacaattttaatttaattttaaattttatattgagGTTGATCACCTAATAATTTGAAtccattttaaatttcatgtcaATTTGATTACTTAACAATTTTgatctattttaaatttcatgttaAGGTTGATCACCtagtaattttaaaacatttaaatttcatGTTGAAGCTAGtcgtttaataattttaatgtattttaaattgtatatcAAGATATATCACATAACAATTTAAAACcgtttaaattttgttttgagattAATTACCAAACAATTTTGATATATTCCTAAATATCATGTTGAGActattcaactaaaaattgaaacCTATTTAGATTTCCCTATGCTATTTTGTTCTTCAAACTTATTATATAGtgtcaaagaaaaatgattttttttaatatctttgtaCTATAAGTATTGTAAACATATAATAactatcataaattattttttttaccattgactcttttatttatttttaaaatatatttttaaaaaatataaattctcaatgaaattcaattaattttcatcattttgtaatttttagcattttcatttattttatcttatgttaTTTGACAAGAtagaaagataataataaaaaatataacaaaatacaaaatattaaagtttagaGAATTAAACGAGAGGCAAGAAAGTAAAGGGACCGAgatgactaaaaaaatataataaaagaccatatcaataagaaaaaaataataagaagaaatcAAGTTGATATtggaaaattgtaaaaaaaaaaaaagagaaaaaaaagtttctaaATCAATTaggaactaaaataaaaatttgcagTATTTGATTTTCCTATTATGAGAGGAGGCCACATATATAAAAACCCCATACAAAAGAGATAAAGAGCTCCCTACATAatgcacccaaaaaaaaaaaaacaatagaaaaatataggaaaaaaaactggaaaaagaGAACTGatcgaaaaaaataaagaaatgaaaagaaagaaaatacctAGTCTTCAGCATCCGACCATCTCTAACAACTCTTAAGGTTGATTTCAAACCTTAACacattgatttatttgtgtttgaataatttatagtaTGTTTATTGACAATTGATTGTGTAGACGCGTATTTTACCCACATgctattgattttttcaatgtatatTTGTCTGTGTATGATTGATCTTCTGGATAGATTGGATtatttgtgattgattttttttaatatttgcgTTTTGCAATGTGTTCCTTGTCATTATAGTTCGCAAAATTGGGTGGGGGTAAACATGAACTCATCGAATGCTACTTATGTGAGTGGTGATCTTTTAAACTATTTAAGAATAAAaccaaatcattattattataaaattagaaggtgatttatttatttttatatataattcacgaGATGTCATGTgatgtaattaaaatatattttttaatttaataataaataaaagttttgaattaatttgtacattaaacaaaattaattttttcatcataaataaatatttatattcgaataaatttaataagtttcATTCAAGTATCTACAAACATGTTCTATCATAATACAAGTCAACAAGGAAACCTCTAGTAAGAAATATATTTCGACACTCAAAACTGTATTAACGAACCAAGAGAGATTAATCGTTATATGTTTTCTTGTAAAAgcaaattgtattttaatatattttagattttttgatgtattaattttaaaaataatttttaaaaaattaaaaaattttattttaatacatttaatataaaaaatattttaaaaaaataattataacaacgtATTTCGATATAGACCCGACATGAAGCTGCAAAGTCGAGttaacaacaagaagaaaactgTTTTGtgtgtttccttcttctttcttgaaTAGAAAAGCTCTTCTTGATATTTGAAAACCGGAGAACGATAGATATACACCACAAGTATTAAATGGGTACACCACTGTCGTGCAACTACTAATAAACTACATTACCTTACTTTTTGTTCCAGAGAGAAAATTTTAGCTTCCCAAAGGGTTTGTAACAGTAAGAAAACCCTTCTCCTGTTTATTTTGTCGAGAAAATCGAGGGTTTTTGTTTCAAGAGGGATATActaaaaaagattataacttTTTTGGAGTGCCATAATCTCGCTGTCGTCAAATTATTCTCCAAGAATATTTACTGGTCTACTTTCGTTGTGTTGTTTCTTAGCAGATATGCCTGAAAAAGGAGAGAGCCAGTCATGGATTTTTCACCGTTCAAACTTTGTGCTCCAATGGCGTCTTCATGTACTAGCAGCTATTGTTTTCCTTGGTATGGTGGTTATTGGGAGCATAGATGGGGGCACCATTAGAAGCATGGTCGAATCAAGAAGGTCCACGAAGCAATATTCGACCATGAAACCTCACACGCAACACCCTCTCACAAATCTAACCCAGCAACAAGAAACCCTTCGAAATTTCTCTGCAATCACAAAAGATGGCACCACCAATACCCCATTAGCCCAAGAGAGCAGCGACAAGAAACCTCACACACAACACCCTCTCACAAATCGAACCCAGCAACAAGAAACCCTTCGAAATTTCTCTGCAATCACAAAAAATGGCACCACCAATACCCCATTAGCCCAAGAGAGCAGCGACAAGAAACCTCACACACAACACCCTCTCACAAATCTAACCCAGCAACAAGAAACCCTTCAGAATTTCTCTACGGTCACAAAAAATGGCACCTCCAATAACCCATTAGCCCAAGAGAACAACGACATTGATACCAGGGTCCCACCTAGTTCTAACATAGTACTCAGCAACGACGAGAATGTTTCTTTTGCTCAGAATTATTCAGATGGAGTTTTGGAGAATTTAGCCTCACGAAGGAATGGATCAGATGGTAGTGTGAAGTGGGTGTCGACTGAACTGGAGCCAAACTTGACGGAAAACCTTCTTTCAAGGTGGCTAGCTCCTGAAGGGGAGCCTTGTAGAGAGTCACGTACGGTGGAGATTGTGATTCCTGGACTGGATGGTAAAGATTTGATTGAGTTGACGGCTGGTGATAGTCATGAATTTGGTTTTCAAGCTCTGGATGAGTCCAAGAATCTTGTTTGTTCAGGTGGCGATTATTTCGAGACTGATCTTTCAGGGGAGGCATGGAAATCAAGGCCTTTAGTAAGGGATTTTGGAAATGGGTCTTACTCTATTTTGCTTCAAGTTCATCCTGATTTTGCTGGTGATTATAATCTTACTCTTATTTTGCTCTATAGGCATTTTCAAGGTCTTAAATTTTCACCATGGAGATTCGCTTTTGATAAACAATTGCGTAAGTTTCGAATCAAGTTTGTTAAGGGTGGTGCTCAGTTGCCAAAGattgaaacttgtgaaaaatctGATTTCAATAGAGATCTTTGGTTAGGAAGGTGGACTAGGCAGGCTAAAAATGATGGTTGCCAAATCAGTAATGACGGCCGGTACCGCTGTCTGGCGCCAGATTTTCCATGCCAAAGTCCTTGGTGTGGTGGTTCTTTAGGGTTGTTAGAGAGTAATGGTTGGGTGTATTCAAGCCACTGTTCATTTAGGCTTTTCTCAGCTGATTCTGCTTGGCATTGCTTGAAGAATCGCTGGATTTTCTTTTGGGGTGATTCAAATCATGTTGATACTATAAGAAACATGCTAAATTTTGTGTTGGATTTGCCTCAAATACCATCAGTTCCTAGACGGTTTGATATGAACTTTTCAAACCCGAAAGATGCATCTCAAAGTGTTAGAATTACTAGCATTTTCAATGGTCATTGGAATGAGACAATGAATTATGAAGGATTTAACTCCTTGATGGATGAAGGATTTAGGAATCTGTTGAAGAAGTACTTCTCAGAGGACACAGTGCCAGACACTATAATCATGAATTCAGGTTTACATGATGGAGTGCATTGGCATAGTCTTAGAGCATATTCAGAGGGAGCAGGGTATGCAGCATCATTCTGGAAAGAAGTCATGGACTCGGTGAAGCAGAGAGGGTTAGCAGTTCCACAGATCTTTTACCGGACAACAATAGCCACTGGTGGGTATGCAAGATCACTAGCATTTAATCCGAACAAGATGGAGGTATTTAATTGGGTTGCATTAGATAAATTCAGGCGAGCTGGGTTGGTTTCTGGTGTGATAGATAACTTTGATATGACTTTTCCATGGCATTTTGACAATCGGTGCAGTGATGGGGTTCATTATGGCAGAGCTCCGGCTAAGATGAAGTGGAGGGATGGTGAAATCGGCCACCAGTATTTTGTGGACCTCATGCTGGCTCATGTGCTGCTCAATGCTTTGTGTTCAAGGTAGCAAGTGAAGGAGGCGGTTGATTTATTCTTTTGGCTGTTGCAAGCTTTGCGGAACTAgcacatggacattatgctggCTCACACTGCTCTTTCTTGGTTAGGATTGGcattctttatttgtttgtagATGCAATGTTTACAGAGGTATATTATGAGAGGTCATAAAATTTTCGGAAGACAATAACGACATTATCTATTATCTTATTCTATTGTAATTATTACATAGATTTGGTAGGAATTCAGTGTTCGTTTATGAAGTTCAATCACATTGCCTTGTTGAAATCTGAGGTACAAATCAGTTcctataacaaaaatatatacaaaattcaatttctagCAAACTCGATATcctaaaacaaatcaattaacacataccaaaaaaataaaaaaaagcaccaACAAACTTAGGTAAACTCAACAAATCCCGCAATCTAGATCATATAGATGGAATAACCCAatacaaggtaaaaaaaaatgtagttcAATTCTAAAACCAAACCAATTCTTAAtcaggaaaatgaaaaaaaaaaaacaaaccctaaaaaaaaactcgagtcaacccatcaaactcgcAACTTAGGTAATGTAATGGagctatattattttatagttttatctacatttaactagtgttttgcctatgttttatatataaaatgccttgatattctttgttttatgttttgaaggcatttttggatgaaagatgcaaaaaagaataaatttaaggTAATTAATAGatttgaccttcagtcgatgttttgtgcagagcgtgagctctagAGATCGAAATAAaatgattccagtggcattgaAAAGCTAATATCCATACCTTTTtagacatctaaggcaagaaaataaaataaggaagaacaTGGAAATCGCAACCTTcgaagtcaaatctcgcaatctatTAGAGTTAACCTTCggccattccgacttgaatatctgaagctacagaagtccaattgatgcaaactcaattttgttggattcatgACTCAGAGGCCTATCAACACTCCATatttcagccaaaaaaatattgtcatataagggagatatgatttttcaaagatgacaactgaattttACCAataaacagg from Populus alba chromosome 8, ASM523922v2, whole genome shotgun sequence encodes the following:
- the LOC118061138 gene encoding uncharacterized protein isoform X1 — its product is MADMPEKGESQSWIFHRSNFVLQWRLHVLAAIVFLGMVVIGSIDGGTIRSMVESRRSTKQYSTMKPHTQHPLTNLTQQQETLRNFSAITKDGTTNTPLAQESSDKKPHTQHPLTNRTQQQETLRNFSAITKNGTTNTPLAQESSDKKPHTQHPLTNLTQQQETLQNFSTVTKNGTSNNPLAQENNDIDTRVPPSSNIVLSNDENVSFAQNYSDGVLENLASRRNGSDGSVKWVSTELEPNLTENLLSRWLAPEGEPCRESRTVEIVIPGLDGKDLIELTAGDSHEFGFQALDESKNLVCSGGDYFETDLSGEAWKSRPLVRDFGNGSYSILLQVHPDFAGDYNLTLILLYRHFQGLKFSPWRFAFDKQLRKFRIKFVKGGAQLPKIETCEKSDFNRDLWLGRWTRQAKNDGCQISNDGRYRCLAPDFPCQSPWCGGSLGLLESNGWVYSSHCSFRLFSADSAWHCLKNRWIFFWGDSNHVDTIRNMLNFVLDLPQIPSVPRRFDMNFSNPKDASQSVRITSIFNGHWNETMNYEGFNSLMDEGFRNLLKKYFSEDTVPDTIIMNSGLHDGVHWHSLRAYSEGAGYAASFWKEVMDSVKQRGLAVPQIFYRTTIATGGYARSLAFNPNKMEVFNWVALDKFRRAGLVSGVIDNFDMTFPWHFDNRCSDGVHYGRAPAKMKWRDGEIGHQYFVDLMLAHVLLNALCSR
- the LOC118061138 gene encoding uncharacterized protein isoform X2 codes for the protein MDMPEKGESQSWIFHRSNFVLQWRLHVLAAIVFLGMVVIGSIDGGTIRSMVESRRSTKQYSTMKPHTQHPLTNLTQQQETLRNFSAITKDGTTNTPLAQESSDKKPHTQHPLTNRTQQQETLRNFSAITKNGTTNTPLAQESSDKKPHTQHPLTNLTQQQETLQNFSTVTKNGTSNNPLAQENNDIDTRVPPSSNIVLSNDENVSFAQNYSDGVLENLASRRNGSDGSVKWVSTELEPNLTENLLSRWLAPEGEPCRESRTVEIVIPGLDGKDLIELTAGDSHEFGFQALDESKNLVCSGGDYFETDLSGEAWKSRPLVRDFGNGSYSILLQVHPDFAGDYNLTLILLYRHFQGLKFSPWRFAFDKQLRKFRIKFVKGGAQLPKIETCEKSDFNRDLWLGRWTRQAKNDGCQISNDGRYRCLAPDFPCQSPWCGGSLGLLESNGWVYSSHCSFRLFSADSAWHCLKNRWIFFWGDSNHVDTIRNMLNFVLDLPQIPSVPRRFDMNFSNPKDASQSVRITSIFNGHWNETMNYEGFNSLMDEGFRNLLKKYFSEDTVPDTIIMNSGLHDGVHWHSLRAYSEGAGYAASFWKEVMDSVKQRGLAVPQIFYRTTIATGGYARSLAFNPNKMEVFNWVALDKFRRAGLVSGVIDNFDMTFPWHFDNRCSDGVHYGRAPAKMKWRDGEIGHQYFVDLMLAHVLLNALCSR
- the LOC118061138 gene encoding uncharacterized protein isoform X3, encoding MPEKGESQSWIFHRSNFVLQWRLHVLAAIVFLGMVVIGSIDGGTIRSMVESRRSTKQYSTMKPHTQHPLTNLTQQQETLRNFSAITKDGTTNTPLAQESSDKKPHTQHPLTNRTQQQETLRNFSAITKNGTTNTPLAQESSDKKPHTQHPLTNLTQQQETLQNFSTVTKNGTSNNPLAQENNDIDTRVPPSSNIVLSNDENVSFAQNYSDGVLENLASRRNGSDGSVKWVSTELEPNLTENLLSRWLAPEGEPCRESRTVEIVIPGLDGKDLIELTAGDSHEFGFQALDESKNLVCSGGDYFETDLSGEAWKSRPLVRDFGNGSYSILLQVHPDFAGDYNLTLILLYRHFQGLKFSPWRFAFDKQLRKFRIKFVKGGAQLPKIETCEKSDFNRDLWLGRWTRQAKNDGCQISNDGRYRCLAPDFPCQSPWCGGSLGLLESNGWVYSSHCSFRLFSADSAWHCLKNRWIFFWGDSNHVDTIRNMLNFVLDLPQIPSVPRRFDMNFSNPKDASQSVRITSIFNGHWNETMNYEGFNSLMDEGFRNLLKKYFSEDTVPDTIIMNSGLHDGVHWHSLRAYSEGAGYAASFWKEVMDSVKQRGLAVPQIFYRTTIATGGYARSLAFNPNKMEVFNWVALDKFRRAGLVSGVIDNFDMTFPWHFDNRCSDGVHYGRAPAKMKWRDGEIGHQYFVDLMLAHVLLNALCSR